The sequence below is a genomic window from Candidatus Omnitrophota bacterium.
GAGAGGTATGTCGCCGAGATAGACCTCCTGTTCCTTCGTCTCTTTCTTGGACTTCAAACGGAGCATGACCCTGAGAGGACCGGCATATGACATACCGCGCTTCTGGCATTCGAAGATGCCGTACTTGGGCTTTCCTATGCCGTAGCTCAGGTATTCGAGGCGGTATTCGCCGTCCGGGCTCTCCATTGGGAATATCTCCCGGAATGCGGATTCGAGCCCAAGGTTCTTACGCTTCGCTTTCGCGACATCCTTCTGAAGGAACTCTTCGTAAGACTGCAGCTGTATCTCAAGGAGGTTCGGTATCTCGAAACACTCCTCGATCTTGGCGTAGTTCTTTCGCTTTATCATAGACCTTTTTCGGTTACTTCAGTTCTATCTTCGCTCCGGCCGCTTCGAGCTGTTTCTTTATCTTGTCGGCCTCTTCCTTCGTTGCGCCTTCCTTGATCGTCTTAGGCGCGGCGTCTACCAGGTCCTTGGCCTCTTTCAGGCCGAGGCTTGTCAACGCGCGAAGTTCCTTGATGACCTGGATCTTGCTGGCGCCGGCGCTTGCGAGAACGACATTGAAACTCGTCTTCTCTTCGGCCGGTGCCGCAGCGGCTGCTCCGGCGGCTGCTCCCGCCATCGGCATAGCCATCGCCGCGGCTGCCTGTACGCCGAACTTCTCCTCGAGCGCCTTGACGAGGTCCGCAAGTTCGAGGACCGTCATCGACCCGATCGTCTCCATCACGTCTTTCATCTTCTTCGTCAGCTCTACCTTAGCTTCCTTTGTCTCATTCGCTTCCATCTTCTTCACTCTCCTTCTTCGTTATATTTTATTGCTCTTGACCTTATACACCTAAGTTGCGGCCTTGACTTCGGCCGCCGGGGCTGCCTCACCCTCTTTCTTCGTCTTTATGGCGTTGACCGCGTAAACGAACTTCCTGAGCGTGCCGCTCAATACATTCACAAAACCTGTAATTGGCGATTTCATGGTACCGAACACTGTCGCCAGCA
It includes:
- the rplL gene encoding 50S ribosomal protein L7/L12, giving the protein MEANETKEAKVELTKKMKDVMETIGSMTVLELADLVKALEEKFGVQAAAAMAMPMAGAAAGAAAAAPAEEKTSFNVVLASAGASKIQVIKELRALTSLGLKEAKDLVDAAPKTIKEGATKEEADKIKKQLEAAGAKIELK